Genomic segment of Hippocampus zosterae strain Florida chromosome 12, ASM2543408v3, whole genome shotgun sequence:
tgcgCAGGGAGGATGCCATGATGGAGTACCTGAAGATCGCTCAGGACCTGGAGATGTACGGCGTCAACTACTTTGAGATCAAGAACAAGAAGGGCACCGAGCTGTGGCTGGGCGTCGACGCTCTCGGGCTCAACATCTACGAGCACGAAGACAAGTAAAAACCgaccatgggaaaaaaaaactttgagaaTCATTGATTTAGATAAGGCCGTCtgtttagattttaaaaaatgcattttgtgggtcattttgaccccgaACTACTGCCTTTTCCTGCTTCATCACGAGTATAGCATTTATTGGGGTATACTGCCCCCCTGTGGCGAGAAACTGTATTAGTTGGAAGCTGATGGCAGTAGTCCCTTTtaatacaatattttttaaaaacgataTATTGTGCCTGGTACAAATGTATTAGTGGCAGTGATAAAGACGAAATGTCTATTTTATACACTTTATAATCACAATTTTACatcttttaaaataattatttttatgtattcatttatttgattattataCTGTGAAAGTTTTGGTGTAACAACCCAAAACTTAATTGTCAGCAGTGATATTTCATTTACTTTTATGCATCCCATCaacaatattttcaaaacatcacccctgatgtagataaTGACAATGTTTTCCTCAGGTTGTCGCCCAAGATAGGCTTCCCCTGGAGCGAGATCCGAAACATCTCCTTCAACGACAAGAAGTTTGTCATCAAGCCCATCGACAAGAAAGCGCCCGTAAGTAGTCTTGTGAATACATTTCCgatgattgatgatgatgatatatgGGGAAACCTCCAACGATGTGTGCTGCAGGACTTTGTGTTTTATGCGCCGCGCTTGCGCATCAACAAGCGCATCCTGGCACTGTGCATGGGCAACCACGAGCTGTACATGCGGCGCAGAAAGCCCGACACCATCGAAGTGCAGCAGATGAAAGCTCAGGCCCGGGAGGAAAAACATCACAAGCAGATGGAGAGGTACAACAACGCTTATTACAAGAGGAGCAGGAGGGAGGACGGCACACtatttcaacatttatattAACAGATTAAAGATCAGACATATTAAAATTTACATACCCTTAATGGAGAACTTTATCAGTTaattcacattttaatttgaaaaaaacaaaggacCTTGGTCTCAGGCATTATCAATGAGGCAGTGTGAACAATAGGGGGCAGTGTTGCTTCAACCTCCCTGCGTGGTTGCTTCTTAATGTCATGTCCTCCATCGCTCTGGTCCAGAGCGCAGCTGGAGAACGAGAAGAAGAAGCGCGAGCAAGCCGAGAAGGAGAAGCAGCGCATGGAGCGCGAGAAGGACGAGCTGATGGAGCGCCTGCGTAACATCGAGGAGCAGACGCAGCGAGCGCAGAAAGAGCTGGAGGAGCAAACCCGCAAGGCTCTGGAGCTGGAACAGGAGAGGAAGCGGGCCAAGGAGGAAGCCCAGCGTTTGGACAAGGAGCGGAGGGCCGCCGAGGAGGCCAAGGCTGCCCTCGCTCAGCAAGCCGCCGACCAGATGAAGAACCAGGAACAGCTGGTACGCCCGTTTCAATGTTTTGTCCCATCTATAATTGGTTCAGCATAGTAGTGAGGGGGTAAAGCTTCCGACTGGCTAATTAATCAGTTGGGCTCTGCTCTAACCTGTACCATCAATTTTCTGTCCTGCTCTGAATTGATTTTAGTGTGGCTAAAAAATGTGATGTGATTGACAGGCTGCTGAATTAGCCGAGTTCACCGCCAAAATTTCTCTGCTGGAAGAAGCCAAGAGGAAAAAGGAGGAAGACGCCAACGAATGGCAGCACAAAGTAAAACTTCACAACACGGAAGTGAtaactgaaattaaaaaaaattaagatgtcgGTTTATGTGGTTTTCAAGCTAATTTAAGCTGGAAATGAACAGGATGCTCgtttatcaaaaataaataatacacacacacacacacacacaaaacctaaTGACATCCTTTCTTCATCCCACACAGGCCATTGCGGCGCAGGAAGATTTAGAAAAGACGCGGGAGGAGCTGCGGGTGGCCATGACTTCACCCACTATGGCGCCGCACGAGCAGGACGAGCATGACGAGAGCAACGGACAGGCCAGCGCCGAGCTCTCCAGTGACGGAATCTGCAGCCAGCGTAGCGAAGAGGAAAGAGTCACAGAGGCACACAAGAACCTGCGCGTCAAGGAGCAGCTGCAGGTCAGGGAATGGCGGGcgtagagtgaaaaaaaaataagaataatgttGGATAGGGAGGAAAAACGTGTGTTTGTatattcctgaaaaaaaatgttttacagatttgcaaaaaaaaaaagttgcatttaaaaaaaaaaaattcctccctccgttatttatttttgtcaggcTCTGAGCTCCGAGCTGGCGGACGCTCGCGACGACAGCAAGAACACAGCCAACGATGTCCTTCACGCTGAGAACGTGCGAGCCGGCCGCGACAAGTACAAGACGTTGCGGCAAATCCGGCAGGGCAACACCAAGCAGCGCGTCGACGAGTTTGAGTCCATGTGAGagaggcaccaaaaaaaaaaaaaaacctcagcagAGACTTTCGCTTGCGCCTCGCCAAAGATCCGCCAAtcgcccccaaaaaagcatCTTTTTACCAGACGACTCACCCGGATGACTCTAAAGCTTTAATGTCGCTCGCGGACTTTGATatccgtcattttttttttctgtctagcattgttttcagccattttgtttcttgCGTAGGATTCTCTTACGTTTGACTTTGTTTCCTGTATGTGTGGCTCAACAGCTGACCAGTATAACTCAGAAAACCAAAAATCAACCGTCTTGAGGCTTTCACTATTTTCCTTTATATTTAACTTCAGCATTTCCATTTCCTTGCCACTCTGATTCAATGACATTCAAGCTTCACAAGGTAAGAAATGTGCTTGTATTATCTGTAAATACTGCTCTGCTGTTGTTCGGTCATGAGCCAAAATGCTATTGCTAGCAAGGTTAGCTGTGTGTTTTGAATGATTTATTAAACTCAAAAGTTACATAATACGGTGATTTGTTAGCCACAAATGCGTTAAGTTAGCTGTTTTGTGGGGTACAATAGTAACTGGACAAGACTAAATGGTGTGAACAcaaccattttgttttattgctcATTTTCaatataacaaacaaaaacgatcAATACGCAACGGCAGtaaatgtttgctttttgtgCTTTAGGGAATGTAAAGCTTCATTAGTGCCCCCTAGCGCACAACAGAAGCAAgaataatacaaatatttggTTCGTTTggatgaaaacattcaaatcaattTTTTCCCATGTTTGACCCATTCTAAAGAAATCGGTTGgcaatcgaataaaaatattcacAGAATCAATTTTACATGAGAATGTTAACATTGTTATTTTGGCTTGATATTTTCTGTCTGATCTTGACACATGAATCAGGAACGAAACCTTTCGGTTTGTACAGATGaaagcgtatttttttttttgttttaaagtgacAGCATCTGAATCAAAACTCAGAATTTTGATGTTTCAACtggaagacaaacaaacacatcatttttatttctaacCACACCATGTTATATCTTGCCGTTGATGTTTCACAATGACAACGTTGTTTGCATTATTCCAAGACatcacagttttggttttcatctTGTCTATGATGTTTCTAACTCACTTGATATAACACCTTTTTACTGAACTGTCTACCAGTCACCTGTCACTTCTTCTAAGGAGAACAACATGGAAAAAGAAGTTATTGGGAATGCTGAGTGAAGAAAGTAAAACATAATCAAAGTGACACATATTGTGACAAATACACAGACTTTATAttttttgataaaaaaaatgaccatatcgCCATTAGGATACAATTTGTATCAACATAGAAAGTCAGGAACATACGCCAACCAGGAATCGGCTTATCCACGTTTACGGCGGCAAATCTTTTTGAGAATGATTATAAACTCAGCACGACGGCTAGAAGTGCGTTGGGGGGGAACTTAAATACTGTCAAGAGCGTAAATCAAAGGTAAAGCTTAACTGGCAATCTTAATaccataaaatgacaaatattcatCCGAAATGGCTTGCCGATCCAATAGAATGCAGACGACTATGCCAAATTTGTCAAAAAGTGTCGTCAAGTGTGGCTTTTGATCAAGGTGtgtacatggggaaaaaaagtagtttagaatgaataaataagcatTCAAGTTGATAACTATTTTGGCTTTTCAGCAGCAGGAACTTTGCCGCGGCTCtaaaaatgtttaaactgtGATCCAGAATTGTGAGCATTACTCAGGAATGACACATTTGCACCAGAGCAAGCAACTTCGATCCGAAATGAGGAACCTTTGCCGCAGAAACTGTTGAAACTTAGTTGCCAAACAGAGACCATTTAGTACTTTGGAGGGGTCCAGGAAAGGGATTGGAACCGTCTCTTTATGGAAACTACCAAGACCCCAAATTTCCTGAGTTTTGTGATTGAAATACAAGTTAGGAAATCTCCTTTGAGGACCTCCCAAAACCACATAATGGTTCATAAATGAACCCAAAGCTTTCGGTTAAATATACAGAATAAAGAATTCTGCAAAATGATGCTAGAAAATCAGTAGAGGAAGGATAGGAAGTACTGAGGGGaggattttgtgtgtgcatgtgtgtgtgttttctgcatGTATTCTCTTGAGTTTCACTTCCATTTTGGAGGAGTGGAGGGGAATTcacactgataaaaaaaatgatgcacacacacagtcaagagGTTAGCTGCGTTGTCTGTTGTAATACCCTGATATGAttgcccagaaaaaaaaagcacaaaaaccaAAAGTGCCCAAATCATAATAATTTAACAtttaaggaataaataacataaaaatgcaCTGTTACCCTTAAAAGCCTGGACTCACAAACCCtattattaaaaatgtaaacttgACTCTACAATGTTACAAAACTCCAGAAGTTCCCATTTTAAGTGCTAGTATAGCATATTAAGGGATTTATATTTACGACTAGAAATAGCACTCATATGGCAGGTGTTTTTGCTGTGTCCAAGAACTAGAAATTTTGCCCCAAAACTGGAACTGATGCCCCAGAATTCAAACTTTGCCACCGATCAAGAAACTTTGACACAGAAATACAAATGTTGCCCCTTGACTAGAAACTGCCCGTGAACAAGAACTTCGCCCTAAAATTAAGGACTTTGTGGTCTGGCTGTTCACATATGCACAAACACTGCCATTTTGGTCAAGTACAGAGAACACTCCGAACCACTGCAACTTTGGGAGCCCTTTGGATTTGGAGCTTTGGGGTTCCTAAGTTATTCAAGAACTATCCTGAGATTTCTCCAACAATATAGCAGCAGCCAGCTCCTGCGCATCAATCACGCTTGGGTTCCGGCTCATCACCACCCTCACCAAATCGTTCGGGAAAATGCCACAGAGGTTCAGGAACACCCTCTCCCGCTGCTCCTGGTACTGAGCCATGGGGGAGGACTCCAACCGGAGCAGAGACTGCTGTCTCGTTTGGAGAGGGGACACAAGGGTAGTCTGTGGTGGGGGTGCGAGACCACATGGTGACGAATGTCTGTTCGTCCATGAAGAGGACCAGATTTTCTTTGAAGCTGTATCCTGGATGGGAAAGAGATCATAACAACGTCGAGGGGGCTGTTGGTACTGCTGGTTCCAGTTGCTTTGCATTTGTTGTTTCTCAGGATGTTTCCGCCTGTCAGGAAATGGTGACGCTTGGTGATAGCCTCTTGAGTCCTGGAGTAGGTCCTCCTGCCAAAGGGAACTAGCCTGAAGGGAGCACTGAGAAAAGGTGGATGTTTGGGATGGATGAAGGGTAGAACCCAAACATGCTCCTGGGTAGCTTCTCAAAAGTGGCCGATGAGTTGGTGCAATGTTAGTGGAGAGGGACTGGAAAGGACTTTCTTCCACATTGAAATCCAGTTGTTTAACTCCTGGTGTAGTGTGCTGGCTGAGACCAGGTGGAGTTCGGTTTATGGGTCTACTATACCGGTTGGAGCAAtggtgaggatgatgatgatggtggtgggggCACACGGCACTACCATCCAAAATCAGGTCTGGGAAGAAGGACTCGGAGCTGCCTTGACTGCTACAGTCGGATGGTAGATGCCTAGCCCGGGGATCCGCCAGGTAGAAGCGCTCGGGACTCCCTGGAGTGGGAAGGCTCAGTAGGGGCAAAGTCTTTACTTGGGAGTTGTAGCCCAAGCCCGCAGACTCGGATCGGTAACAACTTTGTCTCAGGACTTTGGAGCCGGAATAATCCCTTCCATCCGGATGTCCTGAGAAAGGCATCCTCCCTGGTATGGGATGCCCAAGGTCACTCCCACCACTTCCCGTGCCTCCTCCTACTTTGGACTGCACTCTGAGACGGTCCTCCAGGAGCTCGGTGAGGGACCTTGATGTTTTCTTTGGGGTTTCCTGGCCGAACTTGGACAATATTTGGTACCTGGCTGTCGTTTCTTCCTTGTGGCCTTTGGATGCTGCAGAGGACATTTTGGCACTGGCCCGGAGCTCGTCAGCTACTGAGCGCTGAGGCTGAGTGCCCCGTTCTGGGTGGTAAAACTTGCACTTGTGACCGTAGGTGCACTTCTTACCTAAGGAAAAACCGAGGCAAAGAGTTTTGATGAAAAGGAGCTTCGACTTATCGGTTCAACCCCATACTTTATCGAGCTAATATCAAGTAAAAACAGGAAAAGGTTCTACCGTAAGGACAAGGCTGCTTCCTGTGTTCCGGAACGAGCGCTCGCTTCCTAAGGAAGTTCTCCAAGC
This window contains:
- the LOC127611190 gene encoding radixin-like; translated protein: MLKTQDDFSLFSQQQRTDRERMKMPKPTNVRVTTMDAELEFAIQPNTTGKQLFDQVVKTVGLREVWFFGLQYIDSKGYVTWLKLNKKVTQQDVKKENPLLFKFRAKFFPEDVSEELIQEITQRLFFLQVKEAILNDENYCPPETAVLLASYAVQAKFADHNKDVHKSGYLAADRLLPQRVLEQHKLTKEQWEDRIQTWHEEHRSMLREDAMMEYLKIAQDLEMYGVNYFEIKNKKGTELWLGVDALGLNIYEHEDKLSPKIGFPWSEIRNISFNDKKFVIKPIDKKAPDFVFYAPRLRINKRILALCMGNHELYMRRRKPDTIEVQQMKAQAREEKHHKQMERAQLENEKKKREQAEKEKQRMEREKDELMERLRNIEEQTQRAQKELEEQTRKALELEQERKRAKEEAQRLDKERRAAEEAKAALAQQAADQMKNQEQLAAELAEFTAKISLLEEAKRKKEEDANEWQHKAIAAQEDLEKTREELRVAMTSPTMAPHEQDEHDESNGQASAELSSDGICSQRSEEERVTEAHKNLRVKEQLQALSSELADARDDSKNTANDVLHAENVRAGRDKYKTLRQIRQGNTKQRVDEFESM
- the LOC127611189 gene encoding probable ribonuclease ZC3H12C, producing the protein MGLRDHEENGTGHILSPGLALDYLHVDGPKDGGKVLSTAASGSGGSGLSDSTNSLDSSSASFSSFFSEDSGESEDERHHNTCNQVEIRDSPTRPDRTENPQTTSDCRAKMDFALKLGYSEELVLLVLKKLGPAALINDILGELVKLGTKAEPVEPPRGTGESQSPSTTSIYSSSSSSVDSCRSLCSSKLLEDKDNLRPVVVDGSNVAMSHGNKEVFSCQGIQLAVDWFLERGHSDITVFVPAWRKEQSRPDALITDQEVLRQLEKHKILVFTPSRRVQGRRVVCYDDRFIVKLAYESDGVIVSNDNYRDLANEKPEWKRFIDERLLMYSFVNDKFMPPDDPLGRHGPSLENFLRKRALVPEHRKQPCPYGKKCTYGHKCKFYHPERGTQPQRSVADELRASAKMSSAASKGHKEETTARYQILSKFGQETPKKTSRSLTELLEDRLRVQSKVGGGTGSGGSDLGHPIPGRMPFSGHPDGRDYSGSKVLRQSCYRSESAGLGYNSQVKTLPLLSLPTPGSPERFYLADPRARHLPSDCSSQGSSESFFPDLILDGSAVCPHHHHHHPHHCSNRYSRPINRTPPGLSQHTTPGVKQLDFNVEESPFQSLSTNIAPTHRPLLRSYPGACLGSTLHPSQTSTFSQCSLQASSLWQEDLLQDSRGYHQASPFPDRRKHPEKQQMQSNWNQQYQQPPRRCYDLFPIQDTASKKIWSSSWTNRHSSPCGLAPPPQTTLVSPLQTRQQSLLRLESSPMAQYQEQRERVFLNLCGIFPNDLVRVVMSRNPSVIDAQELAAAILLEKSQDSS